A stretch of the Melitaea cinxia chromosome 14, ilMelCinx1.1, whole genome shotgun sequence genome encodes the following:
- the LOC123659740 gene encoding cuticle protein 16.5-like, with amino-acid sequence MKSLVVLSAVFAVAVAAPYYAVGTRTVYGVPTVYSAPAAVSHQSQVNVHSSPAVIATAPAVVATRTVLEPENTIVSAPAVVAPVQTVVAAPSAVSHQSRVDVRTSEPKYVSTGPVVVAKSFEPAQGFVVSPAVVNVAPAATVYSGGAAVTHQSRVDVKSSPAVITEQVVEPAYVTPVVQAYPTVVEAAPAVVDARSVYVAPTPTFYSAGYIKK; translated from the coding sequence ATGAAATCGCTGGTGGTGTTAAGCGCGGTGTTCGCCGTAGCCGTTGCTGCACCTTATTATGCAGTTGGAACTAGGACCGTTTACGGCGTTCCTACTGTATATTCAGCTCCAGCAGCCGTTTCTCACCAGTCTCAGGTTAACGTACACAGTTCCCCAGCTGTGATTGCCACCGCACCTGCAGTTGTCGCCACACGTACTGTACTTGAACCTGAGAACACCATTGTATCAGCTCCCGCTGTTGTTGCACCGGTCCAAACCGTAGTTGCAGCTCCTTCAGCTGTATCTCACCAATCTCGTGTCGACGTACGCACCTCTGAACCTAAGTATGTTTCGACTGGACCAGTCGTTGTAGCAAAGTCCTTTGAACCCGCACAAGGTTTTGTAGTTAGCCCGGCTGTGGTGAACGTAGCTCCAGCTGCTACTGTCTATTCCGGAGGTGCTGCTGTTACACACCAATCAAGAGTAGATGTCAAGTCATCCCCCGCTGTGATCACAGAACAAGTTGTGGAACCTGCCTACGTTACACCCGTGGTTCAAGCTTACCCAACAGTCGTAGAAGCAGCACCAGCTGTTGTTGATGCGCGATCTGTGTACGTTGCTCCTACTCCAACTTTCTACTCTGCGGGCTATATTAAGAAATGA
- the LOC123659544 gene encoding uncharacterized protein LOC123659544: MRLFIFCCVLLLTIANISADWSWGGDDNKKDESNDKSTELLQGEEMSDAQENNFNTNGTVLDGIVDELVSRSQGRSLSGFDDVYSDPNIKEALDAGDDTEARNLIKSRLCTLGLIQCDDDESQEKRTYLSPDDLIYAQPVDIKPVGKPVASIPIRGPPRAYGPPRPMQYPPRPQKYPSKRPNYGGNGRPGFADKYGIAGNNYQFSQSSGTYNGFEANYVTKPPSYGSNGPYTFEQSKPSYHKEPLGVHSNTKTESVVQQHVHHHYVHGESEKEPKVIIKPVAIPVGSFGHLASQINTQEASDIITSSGGDFNSVSSGGFRPMTGSFSPSGKPVYETDTINESQYNYNNFNKGSNNVLNQGLPNQFTNNAFEDQRYGNTLGSYASQNGEFYKKELHVGSSNNLYNSGPATFGQNNLYQQNYHEAKAQSFDCVCVNYDQCPSQEIIGRRDDLYLPIDPRNKGSEITALTDEQLDNLNKTTTDTNINQNVTDTKKVSKRDVSDVKEKEEAKEIEPRLLGFTGGNGGNSNKQVQPTFGVSFGLPQPSNGYPINPYNSNPLINPYGPALNGGGLNLGLLSVNPLLAIQVTKNDYGEKLVKPFVNLHVTPNEHVINKLGHLFHEKKQYLLNKHEHYHHYNPYFNHYSNRPHTPFIHPEHYGINRPPIYSPYSSYYKNLYRVNSHLPETSTDNDDYYDDTDDAQYFGQNKNQDYDFFGSEISVNGSGNRGGTYANRYAYSRSLSIPSNPGANRGGQAIRFPDKRKKREIMADVPKSTNIQERQGYFGRPQIPQCQQNQVCCRRPLRPQASNRGQCGIRNSQGINGRIKTPSYIDGDSEFGEYPWQAAILKKDPKESVYVCGGTLIDGLHIMTAAHCIKSYKGFELRVRLGEWDVNHDVEFYPYIERDVISVHVHPQYYAGTLDNDLAILKLEHPVDWTKYPHISPACLPDKYTEYGGQRCWTTGWGKDAFGSNGKYQNILKEVDVPILPHVQCQQQLRQTRLGYNYELNPGFICAGGEEGKDACKGDGGGPLVCERSGTWQLVGVVSWGIGCGQAGVPGVYVKVAHYLDWISQVTGKFTHY; the protein is encoded by the exons ATgcggttatttatattttgttgtgttCTGCTATTGACAATAGCGAATATATCAGCTGATTGGTCTTGGGGAGGAGATGACAACAAGAAAGATGAAAGTAACGACAAATCGACTGAATTGTTACAAGGAGAAGAAATGTCTGATGCACaggaaaacaattttaatacgaaTGGCACAGTTCTTGACGGTATTGTAGATGAATTAGTTAGCAGATCACAAGGCAGAAGTCTAAGCGGTTTTGATGACGTATATAGCGACCCAAATATAAAAGAAGCTTTAGATGCTGGAGACGACACAGAGGCAAGAAATCTAATAAAAAGCCGTCTTTGCACGTTAGGACTTATACAG tgtgatgatgatgaatctcAAGAAAAAAGAACATATCTGTCACCAGATGATTTAATTTACGCTCAACCTGTAGACATTAAGCCCGTTGGCAAGCCCGTTGCCTCCATTCCTATAAGAGGTCCACCAAGGGCGTATGGACCACCGAGACCAATGCAGTACCCTCCTCGTCCCCAGAAGTACCCGTCTAAGAGACCAAACTATGGCGGAAATGGGCGCCCAGGTTTTGCTGATAAATATGGTATTGCAGGAAACAACTATCAATTTTCTCAAAGTAGTGGTACCTATAATGGATTCGAGGCTAATTATGTAACAAAACCACCTAGTTATGGGAGTAATGGACCGTATACGTTTGAACAGTCAAAGCCATCTTACCATAAGGAGCCTTTAGGTGTGCACAGCAACACTAAAACGGAATCCGTAGTACAGCAACATGTACATCACCATTATGTACATGGTGAGTCCGAAAAAGAaccaaaagttataataaaaccaGTAGCTATTCCAGTTGGATCTTTTGGCCATTTAGCATCTCAAATAAATACACAAGAAGCTTCTGACATTATAACATCTTCGGGAGGAGACTTCAACTCTGTAAGTTCGGGTGGATTTAGACCTATGACTGGCAGTTTTTCTCCTAGTGGTAAACCCGTTTATGAAACTGATACTATAAATGAATCTCAGTATaactacaataattttaataaaggcAGTAACAATGTACTAAATCAAGGGTTACCTAACCAATTTACTAATAATGCTTTCGAAGATCAGCGATACGGTAACACTTTGGGTTCATATGCTTCTCAAAATGgagaattttacaaaaaagaacTTCACGTGGGATCTAGCAACAATTTGTACAATTCAGGACCAGCAACATTTGGTCAGAACAACCTGTATCAACAAAATTATCATGAGGCTAAAGCTCAAAGTTTTGATTGCGTCTGCGTAAACTACGATCAATGTCCTAGTCAAGAAATTATTGGACGCAGAGATGACTTATATTTGCCAATAGATCCTCGTAACAAGGGCAGTGAGATTACAGCACTGACTGATGAACAATTAGACAACTTAAATAAGACTACTACCGATACAAATATCAACCAAAATGTTACTGATACTAAGAAGGTCAGCAAAAGAGATGTCAGCGATGTGAAGGAAAAAGAAGAAGCAAAAGAAATTGAACcg CGCCTCCTCGGGTTTACTGGTGGAAATGGTGGTAATAGCAACAAACAAGTTCAGCCCACGTTTGGTGTCTCTTTTGGGTTGCCCCAGCCTTCCAATGGTTATCCTATTAATCCCTATAATTCAAATCCCTTGATTAATCCGTACGGCCCTGCATTAAACGGAGGTGGTCTAAATCTCGGACTACTTTCCGTTAATCCACTATTAGCTATCCAAGTAACGAAAAACGATTATGGAGAGAAACTAGTTAAGCCATTCGTTAATTTACATGTTACTCCAAATGAACATGTCATCAATAAATTAGGTCATCTATTCCATGAGAAAAAGCAATATCTTTTGAATAAACATGaacattatcatcattataatCCTTATTTTAACCACTACTCAAATAGACCACATACTCCTTTTATTCATCCTGAACATTACGGTATAAATAGACCACCAATTTATTCGCCGTACTCTTCATATTATAAAAACCTCTACCGTGTAAACTCACATTTACCTGAAACATCGACTGACAACGATGACTATTACGATGATACTGACGATGCTCAATATTTtggtcaaaataaaaatcaagatTATGACTTTTTCGGTTCTGAAATATCAGTTAATGGTAGCGGTAACAGAGGCGGCACTTACGCCAATCGGTACGCATATTCTCGTTCCTTATCTATTCCTTCTAATCCTGGGGCAAACCGGGGAGGCCAAGCGATTCGATTTCCcgataaaagaaagaaaagagaaattatGGCAGACGTTCCTAAAAGCACAAATATTCAAGag cgtCAAGGATACTTTGGTCGACCCCAAATTCCTCAATGCCAACAAAATCAAGTATGCTGTCGCCGACCTCTTCGACCACAAGCTTCTAATCGTGGCCAGTGCGGCATAAGAAATTCCCAAGGTATTAATGGAAGAATCAAGACGCCTTCCTACATCGACGGTGACAGTGAATTCGGTGAATATCCTTGGCAAGCCGCTATTTTGAAGAAGGATCCCAAAGAATCAGTTTATGTTTGTGGTGGAACACTTATTGATGGACTTCACATCATGACAGCAGCTCACTGCATAAAATC ATACAAAGGCTTCGAGTTACGAGTACGCTTAGGCGAATGGGATGTCAATCACGATGTTGAATTCTACCCTTACATTGAAAGAGACGTTATATCTGTACATGTACATCCTCAATACTATGCTGGTACATTGGATAATGATCTTGCTATTTTGAAACTAGAGCATCCCGTTGACTGGACCAAATACCCTCATATTAGCCCTGCTTGTCTTCCGGACAAATACACAGAGTATGGTGGTCAGAGATGTTGGACAACCGGGTGGGGAAAAGATGCTTTTGGCTCCAATGGGAAATACCAAAATATACTCAAAGAAGTCGACGTACCAATTCTTCCCCATGTACAATGTCAACAGCAGTTGAGACAAACACGCTTAGGCTACAATTATGAACTAAACCCTGGTTTTATATGTGCTGGTGGAGAAGAAGGTAAAGATGCCTGTAAGGGTGATGGCGGTGGTCCACTGGTCTGTGAACGCAGTGGCACATGGCAGTTGGTTGGTGTTGTATCCTGGGGTATCGGTTGCGGACAAGCTGGCGTACCAGGTGTCTACGTGAAAGTTGCTCACTATTTGGATTGGATCTCACAAGTCACTGGAAAATTTACGCATTATTAA